From the Mycobacterium sp. DL592 genome, the window CGAGTACCGCGTCGCCATCACCCCGGCCGGCGTTTCCGAACTGGTCCGCCGCGGCCACGACGTGATGGTCCAGGCCGGTGCGGGCGACGGTTCGGCCATCCCCGACGCCGACTTCAAGTCCGCGGGCGCGCAGATCGTCGCGAGCGCCGACGACGTGTGGGCCCAGGCCGACCTGCTGCTCAAGGTCAAGGAGCCCATCGAGCCGGAATACACCCGGATGCGCAAGGGCCAGACCCTGTTCACCTACCTGCACCTGGCCGCCTCGCGGCCCTGCACCGACGCACTGCTGGCGTCGGGCACCACCTCGATCGCCTACGAGACCGTGCAGACCGCCGATGGTGCACTCCCTCTTCTCGCGCCGATGAGTGAGGTCGCCGGCCGGCTCTCCGCTCAGGTCGGTGCCTACCACCTGATGCGCACCCAGGGCGGTCGCGGCGTGCTGATGGGCGGCGTCCCCGGTGTCGCCCCGGCCCGTGTCGTGGTGATCGGCGGCGGGATGGCCGGCGACAACGCCGCCGCCGTCGCCTGGGGTATGGGCGCGCACGTCACCGTGTTCGACCTCAACGTCAACATCCTGCGCAAGATCGACGCCGAGTACGGCGGCGCCATCGAGACCCGCTACTCGTCGCGACTGGACCTCGAGGATGCGGTCAAGCAGGCCGACCTGGTGATCGGCGCCGTGCTGGTCCCGGGCGCCAAGGCGCCCAAGCTCGTCACCAATGACACTGTGGCACAGATGAAGCCAGGTTCGGTGCTGGTCGACATCGCGATCGATCAGGGTGGCTGCTTCGAGGATTCCAAGCCCACCACCCACGACAACCCGACGTTCAACGTCCACAACTCGGTGTTCTACTGCGTGGCCAACATGCCCGGCGCGGTGCCGCGCACCTCGACCTACGCACTGACCAACGCCACCATGCCGTATGTGCTCAAGCTGGCCGACAAGGGCTGGCAGGACGCCTGCCTGGCCGACCAGGCGCTGGCCAAGGGTCTCTCGACCCACGAGGGTCAGTTGCTCAACGCTGAGGTCGCTCACGACCTCGAGCTGCCCTACACCGATCCGGCCGGCCTGCTGACCTGAAACCTTAAGTGAGCCAACGGCTCACCTCCACACAGCGGACCGGGACAGCTCCTCGAGCGTCCCGGTTCGTTGATGTCTGGGCTCAGCCCATACCGGCCGGCGGATGACCGAGACAGATCAGCGCACCCAGCGGATCCTTGATCGCCGCCAGGGTGCCATAGGGCGTGTCCTCCACGGGCATCAGTAACTGCCCGCCGAGCGCTTCGGTCTGCTTCACCGTCGCGGCCACATCGTCGACGTGGACGTATACCTGCCAGAA encodes:
- the ald gene encoding alanine dehydrogenase; the encoded protein is MRVGIPTEIKNNEYRVAITPAGVSELVRRGHDVMVQAGAGDGSAIPDADFKSAGAQIVASADDVWAQADLLLKVKEPIEPEYTRMRKGQTLFTYLHLAASRPCTDALLASGTTSIAYETVQTADGALPLLAPMSEVAGRLSAQVGAYHLMRTQGGRGVLMGGVPGVAPARVVVIGGGMAGDNAAAVAWGMGAHVTVFDLNVNILRKIDAEYGGAIETRYSSRLDLEDAVKQADLVIGAVLVPGAKAPKLVTNDTVAQMKPGSVLVDIAIDQGGCFEDSKPTTHDNPTFNVHNSVFYCVANMPGAVPRTSTYALTNATMPYVLKLADKGWQDACLADQALAKGLSTHEGQLLNAEVAHDLELPYTDPAGLLT